The following coding sequences lie in one Anguilla rostrata isolate EN2019 chromosome 8, ASM1855537v3, whole genome shotgun sequence genomic window:
- the LOC135260804 gene encoding class E basic helix-loop-helix protein 22-like: protein MEAMRSITNMDLPPQNLLSSISCFDQTDSVPHQPGGLVAGRIGALGLPTGSMRERYGESGDMNTVAESSGGEQSPDDDSDERCYLTDTVACSGQSYVGKKHGEQKSLRLNINARERRRMHDLNDALDELRSVIPYAHSPSVRKLSKIATLLLAKNYILMQAQALEEMKRLVAYLNQSQGISTTSLTPAPAPSPALGGYEQQSRYAFGAGLTVSSCADKCALFSNLTSSVYKPCADKP, encoded by the coding sequence ATGGAGGCAATGCGATCTATTACCAATATGGATCTTCCACCTCAGAATCTCCTGTCATCAATCAGCTGTTTCGACCAAACTGACTCGGTACCACATCAGCCAGGAGGACTGGTCGCGGGCCGAATTGGGGCACTTGGCTTACCTACCGGATCTATGAGGGAGAGGTACGGGGAAAGTGGCGACATGAATACGGTAGCAGAGAGCAGCGGCGGGGAGCAGAGCCCGGACGATGACAGCGATGAAAGGTGCTACTTGACAGACACAGTGGCGTGCAGTGGTCAGTCTTACGTGGGTAAGAAACACGGAGAGCAGAAATCGCTGAGGCTGAACATAAACGCGCGCGAGCGGAGGCGTATGCACGACCTGAACGATGCGCTGGACGAGCTGAGGTCAGTGATCCCGTACGCGCACAGCCCTTCTGTAAGGAAACTCTCAAAAATTGCTACTCTGCTCCTGGCCAAAAATTACATCCTCATGCAGGCGCAGGCATTAGAGGAAATGAAAAGGTTGGTGGCTTATCTAAACCAAAGTCAAGGCATTTCTACAACTTCTCTGACCCCAGCACCTGCACCCAGTCCAGCCTTGGGTGGCTACGAACAACAAAGCCGTTACGCATTCGGTGCGGGACTTACAGTCTCGTCGTGTGCCGATAAATGCGCACTTTTCAGCAACCTCACATCCAGTGTCTACAAGCCGTGTGCGGACAAGCcctaa